TGCTGCAGTTGGTGCTTATTACAGCCTTTGCCCATTCCTGGAACAAGAACTGGTAAGGAGCACATAACCCAAAAGGCTTCCTGGGAAGGCTAACACTACTAGATCCAGTGGGGTTGTGCAAAAAGCATGACAGGTCAGTGATCCCAGAGTTTCCCATTAAGCAGTATCGAGCAGTTCAGGAATGTGACGACTGTGGGCCAGGTGGGATGGGTATGTCACACCAGTCTTCTGGAAGAGGGGGAATAGTTGGTAATGGgtaaaaagaaaagttggagCCCCAAGCCactgcccacctcccacccttAGGCAAACAGGTGCAGCCCAAGACTGCCGCTGGTTCCTAGCTGTGCTGCTGACCACCCTCGGATTCTATGGCATGGCAGGTGTAGGAGCTGTGCTCCTGTTCCACCACTACACACACCCAGCTGGCTGCCTGCTCAACAAGATGCTGCTTAGTCTGCACCTTTGTCTCTGTGGCCTTCTCTCCTTCATCTCCATCGCTCCCTGCATCCGCCTCAGTGGGTACATGCCTTGCAACATTCCAGATTTGGGGGGCCTTTAGTATAGCAAATTTCATTAGCTTCCCTAATATCAGTCAATTCTCTGCTTCCCCCAAAAGATGGGGAGACAGAAATGCAGGTGGGATGAGTGAAGGAAGTTGCTACCCTGTAAACTAACGATTCCCATTCTCCCCAGAGCAAGCCCGCTCTGGCCTTCTACAGGCCTCTATCATCAGCTGCTATATCATGTACCTGACATTCTCTGCACTATCCAGCCGTCCTCCAGAGAGTGGTAAGGAAAGGACCTGGATTCCCCATGCTAAAACCTTTTTTGCTCCTGCCAAATACCTAGCTCTTTGTTCTTACAACCTTTCTCTTCTGTTGCCCCTTCTCAGTAATCCTTCAAGGACAGAATCACACTCTGTGCCTGCCTGGCCTTAGTAAAACGGAACCCGAAACACCAGATACTTCTCTGGCAATGTTGAGTGCTGGCATCATGTATGCTTGTGTGCTTTTTGCTTGGTGCGTAAAGGCGTCAGGGGGGAGGTGTGAGAGAAGGGAGGATGCACAGGACAGGGAGGGATGGTCAGGAGATTGTCCGGGACCATGGTTATTTAAACTTTAGAGCAAGGTAAGAGTGAGGAAAGCTCTCCATGAACAAAAACAGTTTCTAAGAATAGCACTTGTCAGATGATCTGTATGAGATGAAGGTGGCAGgggaaatgagaattttaaaatgttcgaAGATTTTAGGGCCCTCAGATGAAAAGGCTTCTAAATCTTTGGGGGAAAGGGTCTCCTGGAGCACAATACCCTTCTAAGAGTTACTAATACGACCAGCTGGCAGTAAATGCCCTCAAGATAACCCCTCCTGCTCTTCGACTGGACTGGCTTGAGAACTGTCTCTTCTTTTCCAGCAATGAGGCTTCCTACCTGGCTGAGGTATTTGGGCCCTTGTGGATTATCAAGGTTTACAGGTATGAGTTCCAGGTGAGGATGGAGAGCTCAATATCCCCAGTACCCCTCCCCCCTGACACAGAGCCaaagacagacacacacgcaTCCTATCAACCTCCACCCAGAATGCTCAGATTCTAGCTGCTGTTACCTTTTATTGAGTACCCacaatgtgctaggcactgtgctagatacTTTAcatacataatctcatttaatttaatcctcacaacaaccctgtgaggtaggtatttgctccattttacaaatggagaaattgaggcacagaaggtTAAACATCTTACCAAAGTTCCCATCGCCAGTTTATGCtggagctagaatttgaaccccgGTGTGCCTCCACTTTTTACACTGGTCCAATCTTTTCAAAGAAGGGGACTTTCCTATACTATTACCCTGACATTCTTTTTAAAGTCATTCCAAAACATGctgctttttattttacagaagccCTCACTCTGTTTCTGCTGTCCTGAAACCATACAGCCAGAAGGTGAGTATCAAGTAAGGATCCATGAGAAAGTATAGATTTTTGCAGAGTGGCAAAAAGCCCTCCATTGCCTTCACAaaaggagctgggggaggagggaagaggtgtTTCAGCCGCACTGCCAGCagtcctttcctctctccagGGCAAAAAGGTGGGGCTGCCTGGCTAGCTGACCAAGAGACCTCTCCAGCTCCTCCAGTGCAAGCCCAGCAGCTTTCCTACAGCTATTCTGCCTTCCACTTCGTCTTCTTCCTTGCATCACTCTATGTCATGGTTACCCTTACCGACTGGTTCAGGTAAGATGGAGGTGGGCTTAGGATACTCTTCTGAAAACCTAGCTGTTGTAAGAAAAAAGCAGTTCAAGGCCAGTCCTAAGAGTTCTCAGGAGACACACATGGGTCTACCATAATCTTCGGTGGGGAGGTAGGACAGGTCTTAAAGTTACAGCCCTACAGATTCTCTAACCAGAAACTTTGGTTCCACAGCTATGAGGAAGCAGAACTGGAAAAGACCTTCACCATGGGTAACTGGGCTACCTTCTGGGTCAAGGTTGCCTCATGCTGGGCCTGTGTACTCCTCTATCTGGGGCTGCTACTGGCACCACTCTGTTGGTCCCCCACCCAGGACCCCCAGCCGCCTCCTATCTTCATACAACACTGTCATCGCATCAGTATCGCCAGATAACAAATATCCAGTTTAAGTACTTATAACAAATTGGGGTTTCCTTGAAGCTGTACTCCCTAATCCTGCCTCTTGGGAGCTATTCAGCCCAACAAATACCTCAAGGACACAATGGATAGTTACCTCCCTCGAGGCTGAAGTCAGTCCTATGTCTGAATTTTAAAGCATGCCCATACACACCCTAATGCCCTGGGCAGAGCAACTGACTCACTGGAGCTACCGTTACATCTTCACCCCAGCTCAAGAGCCTGACTCTCAAGTCAGCAGCTCAGGAACCACTACTGATCCCAGCAGACAGTCTGGCACCAGCTCTTTCCTGGCTTTCACGGtggagatgggggcagggaaAGACCAACAGGGACTTAAGACTTACTTGGCTCTGCCCTtgcagataaaaaggaaaataagcagtTTAGCCCTAGGAATGTAAGAAGCCCAGCACCCTAGAACAAACCAGGACACAGGAAGAAAGGAGCAGAGACTACCCTAGGTTTTAATCCTGATTTGAGGTAAAAGGAAATGGGAAGACAAAAACCACCTTCATTCCATGAGGAATGACAGAAGAGAAATGTGAACACTTGAGACTGGCTGACCATGGGAAGTCAGTGAGCAGCAGGATCTGGGCCAACTTTTAAGCAGGCAAACAAACTGAGGAAGAATGAGGAAGAGGGGCATAAACTTAGGTCTTGGAGCCCTCCTTCTTAGGACCCCAACTCCATCCTTAGGATGGTGTTCAAGGTCTGAGTGGGGgacagaaatcacagaaaagaagTCCCTAAAGTTCTTAGAGGATTTCTCTACCACATACCTAGAATATTTGTCTGTTTGTTGTAGTACAATAAAAGGTTTTTTCTGTGATGTTTCACTTAATCTACATACCCACAACCTTTAGCGTCTAAAGTTCTCTCCCCTTTTGGTGGGAAAGGGCAGCCATTCCTCCATCCCCATCCCCCCAA
This DNA window, taken from Camelus dromedarius isolate mCamDro1 chromosome 5, mCamDro1.pat, whole genome shotgun sequence, encodes the following:
- the SERINC4 gene encoding LOW QUALITY PROTEIN: serine incorporator 4 (The sequence of the model RefSeq protein was modified relative to this genomic sequence to represent the inferred CDS: deleted 1 base in 1 codon), with product MAGAKAVTGPGTPLRLAQQRSGVSSVIVSPPFYQVSCCGPVPWTCCCLHSRWPPLTESPCSRLFYILLHVGASAVCCLLLSRTVVERVWGKAHGIQMPSELCAHLFGQSHCPVLSGSGAVYRVCAGTATFHLLQAVLLVHLHSPTSLRAQLHNSFWLLKLLFLLGLCAVAFCIPDEHLFPAWHYIGICGGFTFILLQLVLITAFAHSWNKNWQTGAAQDCRWFLAVLLTTLGFYGMAGVGAVLLFHHYTHPAGCLLNKMLLSLHLCLCGLLSFISIAPCIRLKQARSGLLQASIISCYIMYLTFSALSSRPPESVILQGQNHTLCLPGLSKTEPETPDTSLAMLSAGIMYACVLFACNEASYLAEVFGPLWIIKVYRYEFQKPSLCFCCPETIQPEGQKGGAAWLADQETSPAPPVQAQQLSYSYSAFHFVFFLASLYVMVTLTDWFSYEEAELEKTFTMGNWATFWVKVASCWACVLLYLGLLLAPLCWSPTQDPQPPPIFIQHCHRIVSPDNKYPV